CGAGATCGTCATGATCGGCGCCGGCGGACTGATGGGGATCCGCACCGGCGTCTCCCTCCTCATCGGCGCGGTGCTCAACTACTTCATTCTCGCCCCGATCCTGATCCAGAAGGGGATCATCGTCGAAACCGGCTTCCGGGGAATCACCATGTGGTCCCTCTGGGGCGGCGTGGCGATGATGACCACCGCCTCCCTCTTCTCCTTCTTCTCCAAGCCCCAAATGCTGATCAGCGCCTTCCAGAACATTCGCTCGCGAAACAACGGCATGGAGAAGGAAGTCGATATCCTGAAGGGAATCGAGCTGCCGATGAAGGTCTTCGCCCTCGGCATCCCGGTCGTCGGCGCCGCGGTGATTATCATGGGGCACGTTTTCTTCGGCGTTGAGTGGTGGCTCGGCGTCATCGCCATCCCGCTCGTCTTCGTGTTCACGCTGATCGCGGCGAACTCCACCGGCCTCACGGCGATCACCCCGACGGGCGCCCTCGGCAAGCTGACCCAGCTCACCTACGCCGCTCTCGCCCCCGGCAACACGCCGACCAACCTGATGACCGCCGGCATCACCGGCGAGGTGGCCGGCCACGCGTCGAATCTGCTGATGAACATCAAGCCGGGGTACATGCTCGGCGGGAAGCCGCGCCTCCAGGCGACCGGCCACATCCTCGGCATCCTCGCCGGCGGATTCGCCTGCACGCCGATCTTCTACTACGCCCTCTTCCGCGGGAACATCGACGTCTTCGGCACCGACCAACTCCCGATGATCGCCGCCATGATCTGGCGGGCGGTGGCGGAGGTGCTCACGCAGGGCTTCAGCATTCTCGATCCGACCGCCCTCGTCGCGGTGGTGATCGGCGCGATCCTCGGCATCGTTTTCGAAATACTGAAGATCACCACCAAGAACCGCTGGCCCATCAGCGGCGTCGGCATGGGGCTCGCCTTCGTGCTCCGCTTCAGCGACGCCTGGGCGATGTTCCTCGGCTCCTTCATCTTCTGGGCGCTCGCGCAGCGCCACAAAAATCCCGACGGCTGGATGAAAATCAACGTCGTGGACAACCAGGAGACGATCTGCGCCGGCGTGATCGCGGGCGGAGCCCTCATCGGCATCGTGATCATGGTGCTTCAGGTCGTGATCGTCGGGTAACGGCGGGGAACAACGATCGCAGATAAAAGCGCGGGGCGGCGGGCACTTGGTCCGCCGCCCCTTTTCTTTTGCGGTCGCCCCCTCGGCGCGCGATGAAACGGAGTCGTTCGGTCGCGGAGCGGGCGCCCTCCCTTTCCTCGCGTTACCCCTTCGCGGCCGCCGCGTCCCGGATCCCTTGGAAACGATCGAGTTGTTCGCGGAAATAAACCCTGGTGGTGTCCAGCTCGATAGCCCTCTCGATCAGGCGAACCGCCTCCGCCGGGTCCCCCCGCAGATTGACGATCTCCGCGACCGTGTCGAGTATGCTCGCGCGATGCCCGTCGCTCTCGGCCAGTTCGGCGCCGCGCCGGGCGAGCGCCTCCGCCTCCTCCAGATTGACGGCGTTCTCGAAGCACCACCAGGCGAATTGATTCAACTCCCCGGCGTCGTTCTCCCATCCCTCGGGAAGGAGTTCCCGCTTCAGTGCGAGGCCGCGCTCGGGGTCCTTCTCGATTTGGACGGTGTATTCGAGAAGGAAATTCTTCTTTTCGCCGACGTACTTCTCGTTCTCCGACGCCATGACCCGAGGATAGGCGAGCCGGAGATAGGGCTCCATCGGCTCCAGGCCGATCGTGCGAACGCCGAGGAAAGCGAGCCGGGCGAAGGCCATGATCGATGCCTCCTCCGTCTCCGCGTCGGCCAGAGTCGATTCGATCACCGGCCCCGCCTCCTCCACGGAGAGCTTTCCCTGCAGGAAAGCGAAGAAGGCGGCGGCGAAACGCTTGTGCGCGGCGTCCCCCTCGCGCGCCGCTTCCGGATCGAGCGCGATCGCCCGGTCGAAGTACGCGATCGCCTCCCCGTAACGCTCGCTCTCGTCGGCGATCCGGCCGAGGAAGAGGGCGTCCTCCACCGTCGGCGACTCGGCGAAGCGCGTCTCCCTCTCCGCGGCGGGCGTCGGATCGGACACCGCCTCGGCGAGTCGCTCCGCCCACTTTTCGGAGCCGCCGAAACCGGACCAGCGGTCGACGACCTCTCCCGCCGGATTCATCAGGATGAATGCGGGAATGCCGCTCACGCCGTACGATTCGGCGAGCGTCCGCCCCTCCTCTTCATCGGTGCTCACGATCCAGAGAACGTGATTTCCCAGCGCCGCGACCAGAACTGGATCCGCTTCGTCCACCACACGGGTGAACTCCCGGCAGGGTCCTCAGGTGC
The genomic region above belongs to Candidatus Eisenbacteria bacterium and contains:
- a CDS encoding OPT/YSL family transporter; translation: EIVMIGAGGLMGIRTGVSLLIGAVLNYFILAPILIQKGIIVETGFRGITMWSLWGGVAMMTTASLFSFFSKPQMLISAFQNIRSRNNGMEKEVDILKGIELPMKVFALGIPVVGAAVIIMGHVFFGVEWWLGVIAIPLVFVFTLIAANSTGLTAITPTGALGKLTQLTYAALAPGNTPTNLMTAGITGEVAGHASNLLMNIKPGYMLGGKPRLQATGHILGILAGGFACTPIFYYALFRGNIDVFGTDQLPMIAAMIWRAVAEVLTQGFSILDPTALVAVVIGAILGIVFEILKITTKNRWPISGVGMGLAFVLRFSDAWAMFLGSFIFWALAQRHKNPDGWMKINVVDNQETICAGVIAGGALIGIVIMVLQVVIVG